A section of the bacterium SCSIO 12696 genome encodes:
- the cysZ gene encoding sulfate transporter CysZ, whose amino-acid sequence MVTNTVGSTLSGPSYLLKGLKLLGHRRIRLFAIVPVLINILLFIWLTTLAVNGFEGAMAWMEGWLTGWPAWIQWFFDFLSWLLWAAFVVLLLILYAYTFTLFSNLIGTPFYGLLAERVQEVLTGQVDSRGMTFKRATAIAISAIKRTFTMLAYTLPRAIGVGLASLVLLFTPLGFVGSIISFLWGAWSLALEYLDYTSDNNEQSFPALLSECREQRNRCLGFGASALAATSIPVLNIIVAPAAVAAGAAMWIDRFGSGQRE is encoded by the coding sequence ATGGTTACCAACACCGTCGGCTCCACACTATCCGGCCCCAGCTATCTACTCAAAGGCTTAAAATTACTTGGCCATCGCCGCATTCGCCTGTTCGCCATTGTTCCGGTGCTGATTAATATTCTGCTTTTTATCTGGCTCACCACTCTGGCGGTGAATGGCTTTGAAGGTGCCATGGCCTGGATGGAGGGCTGGCTCACCGGCTGGCCAGCCTGGATCCAATGGTTTTTTGACTTTCTCAGCTGGCTGCTATGGGCAGCTTTTGTGGTGTTGCTGCTCATCCTTTATGCCTACACCTTTACCCTGTTCAGTAATTTGATTGGCACGCCCTTCTACGGGCTGTTGGCAGAACGGGTTCAGGAAGTACTGACCGGGCAAGTAGACAGCCGCGGTATGACCTTTAAACGAGCCACCGCTATTGCCATCAGCGCCATCAAACGCACTTTTACCATGCTCGCCTACACCCTGCCCCGAGCGATTGGGGTTGGCCTGGCATCGCTGGTATTGCTGTTTACCCCGCTGGGGTTTGTGGGCTCGATAATCAGCTTTTTGTGGGGCGCCTGGTCACTGGCGTTGGAGTATCTGGACTATACGTCAGATAACAACGAACAGAGCTTCCCCGCGCTGCTCAGCGAATGCCGCGAACAACGCAACCGCTGCCTGGGCTTTGGTGCCTCCGCATTAGCAGCTACGTCGATACCGGTATTAAATATCATTGTGGCTCCAGCAGCGGTGGCTGCAGGTGCAGCGATGTGGATAGATCGGTTTGGCAGCGGGCAGCGGGAATAG
- the rhlB gene encoding ATP-dependent RNA helicase RhlB, translating to MSQDNKQDSPSETKGPDSKRRSHNRRRRRSGGHRNAKKTWSLSQFEVSPEAGKLRFHDLDLELPLMHGIADVGFKYASPIQAHSLPHSLCGHDVVGKAQTGTGKTAAFLVTIIDDLLKNPIPAEERYAGEPRALIIAPTRELVMQIADDALALCKHTGLTIHTLVGGMDYGKQQKKLHDNLADILVATPGRLIDFAGSHDVYLDQVEVLVIDEADRMLDMGFIPQVRRIVRQTPKKEYRQTLLFSATFTPEVMSLSEQWTREPVMIEIEAENTAADTVDQKVYITATEDKFALLDNIIKQDNVDSIIVFANRRDQCRRLQERLQKKGFQVGLLSGDVPQNKRVRTLEDFKSGKLKVLVATDVAGRGIHVDGISHVVNFTLPEEPEDYVHRIGRTGRAGKTGTSISFACEDDAFLLEPIEKLLGNKLECEQPPEELLA from the coding sequence ATGTCCCAAGACAACAAGCAAGACAGCCCGTCCGAAACTAAGGGCCCAGATTCCAAACGCCGCTCCCACAACCGGCGCCGGCGCCGTTCAGGCGGCCATCGCAACGCCAAAAAAACCTGGAGCCTGTCTCAATTTGAAGTGTCGCCAGAGGCGGGAAAGCTGCGTTTTCACGATCTCGATCTTGAGTTGCCATTGATGCACGGCATTGCCGATGTGGGCTTTAAATACGCCTCGCCGATTCAGGCGCATTCCCTGCCACACAGCCTGTGCGGCCACGATGTGGTGGGTAAGGCGCAGACCGGTACCGGCAAAACCGCCGCGTTTTTGGTCACCATTATTGATGATTTGCTGAAGAACCCAATCCCTGCGGAGGAGCGTTACGCTGGCGAGCCCCGTGCTCTGATTATTGCACCTACCCGCGAGCTGGTGATGCAGATTGCCGACGACGCTCTGGCTCTGTGCAAACACACCGGGTTGACGATCCATACTCTGGTGGGAGGGATGGACTACGGCAAACAGCAGAAAAAATTGCACGACAATTTGGCAGATATTCTGGTGGCGACACCGGGACGCCTGATTGACTTCGCCGGTAGTCACGACGTTTATCTCGACCAGGTAGAAGTGCTGGTGATCGACGAGGCCGATCGCATGCTGGATATGGGCTTTATCCCCCAGGTGCGTCGCATCGTGCGCCAGACACCCAAAAAAGAATACCGCCAGACTCTGCTGTTCAGTGCCACCTTCACTCCGGAGGTAATGTCTCTGTCTGAGCAGTGGACCCGAGAGCCGGTGATGATTGAGATCGAAGCGGAAAATACCGCTGCGGATACCGTGGATCAAAAAGTCTATATCACCGCCACCGAAGACAAGTTCGCGCTGCTGGACAACATCATCAAGCAAGATAATGTGGACAGCATTATCGTGTTTGCCAACCGTCGCGATCAGTGTCGTCGCCTGCAGGAACGCCTGCAGAAGAAGGGTTTCCAGGTAGGCCTGTTGTCCGGTGATGTGCCGCAAAACAAACGGGTACGTACCCTGGAAGATTTTAAATCCGGCAAACTCAAAGTGCTGGTGGCTACCGACGTTGCCGGCCGGGGTATTCACGTGGATGGCATCAGCCACGTGGTCAACTTTACGTTGCCAGAAGAGCCGGAAGATTACGTTCACCGCATTGGCCGCACCGGCCGCGCCGGTAAAACCGGTACCTCCATCAGCTTCGCCTGCGAAGACGACGCCTTTCTGCTGGAGCCCATTGAAAAACTGTTGGGCAACAAGCTGGAATGCGAACAGCCTCCGGAGGAACTGCTCGCGTAG
- a CDS encoding DoxX family protein produces MNKLFSLHNGFMNGASKVDFLAPLLFRVYLAPVMIQAGWNKLDGWQGTVSWFGNADWGLGLPMPELMAALAIGAELIGGIMLLIGLATRVVAIPLMVTMLVAIFAVHWENGWLAVSDSSSWLANDRVMEAAERKDAIKSILRQHGNYSWLTGRGSVTILNNGIEFAATYFIMLLSLMFTGGGRYASADYWLCKVFCKEQK; encoded by the coding sequence ATGAACAAACTGTTTAGCCTACACAACGGCTTTATGAACGGTGCCAGCAAGGTGGATTTTCTCGCACCTCTGCTGTTTCGCGTATACCTGGCTCCGGTCATGATTCAAGCTGGCTGGAACAAGCTGGATGGCTGGCAAGGTACGGTATCCTGGTTTGGCAATGCCGATTGGGGTCTGGGCCTGCCAATGCCTGAACTGATGGCAGCTCTGGCAATTGGTGCGGAGTTGATTGGCGGCATTATGCTGTTGATTGGCTTGGCAACCCGAGTCGTCGCCATTCCACTGATGGTAACTATGCTGGTGGCCATTTTTGCGGTGCACTGGGAAAACGGCTGGTTGGCGGTATCTGATTCGTCCAGCTGGTTGGCCAACGATCGTGTGATGGAAGCGGCGGAACGTAAAGACGCCATCAAATCCATTTTGAGACAGCACGGTAACTACTCTTGGTTGACCGGCCGTGGCAGTGTCACCATTCTCAACAATGGTATCGAGTTCGCTGCTACCTATTTCATCATGCTGTTGAGCCTGATGTTTACCGGTGGTGGACGTTACGCCAGTGCCGACTATTGGCTGTGTAAGGTTTTCTGTAAAGAACAGAAATAA
- a CDS encoding FMN-binding glutamate synthase family protein, whose amino-acid sequence MTEEKISFLTFVMQLFAASVLAILVLGVIAIAVLYIIDVNQTSHTIRRNYPVIGRLRYWFEHIGEFFRQYFFSLDREEMPFNRAQRSWVYRAAKDVDSTLAFGSTAPLDKPGAVLFVSTPFPTLSEDACEPQPLVIGPQCRIPYNARSFFNISGMSYGALSKPAVQALSKGAKDAGCWLNTGEGGLSPHHLEGGCDIVMQIGTAKYGVRDEAGNLSDDKLREVAAHPQVRMFELKISQGAKPGKGGILPAIKVTDEIAAIRGIAAGQDSISPNGHPEIRSVNDLLDTLGRIREVTGKPVGIKMVMGGTNFFDNLCTAINERGAYWAPDFISLDSADGGTGAAPQSLMDHAGLPIRESLPWLADKLEYYGLRQRIRLVATGKLVNPVDVAWALCAGADFVVSARGFMFALGCIQALQCNKNTCPTGITTHNEKLQQGLDPFNKANRVSSYAHHMVHEVGVIAHTCGVSEPRQLNRNHARMVIEPGYSETLEALYRNRHQAVKFMD is encoded by the coding sequence ATGACAGAAGAAAAAATCAGCTTTTTAACCTTTGTGATGCAGCTGTTTGCCGCATCCGTATTGGCGATATTAGTACTTGGCGTGATCGCCATTGCAGTGCTGTATATCATTGATGTGAACCAGACCAGCCACACCATTCGCCGCAATTATCCGGTAATTGGCCGTTTGCGTTACTGGTTTGAACACATCGGTGAATTCTTTCGCCAGTACTTCTTTTCCCTGGATCGTGAGGAGATGCCTTTCAACAGGGCGCAGCGTTCCTGGGTGTATCGGGCCGCCAAGGATGTGGACAGTACTCTGGCGTTTGGCTCCACCGCACCTCTGGACAAGCCTGGTGCAGTACTGTTTGTTAGCACGCCTTTCCCCACCCTCAGTGAAGACGCCTGCGAGCCGCAACCATTGGTGATCGGCCCCCAGTGCCGCATTCCGTACAACGCTCGGTCATTTTTTAATATATCTGGCATGAGTTATGGCGCGTTGTCCAAGCCCGCAGTGCAGGCCCTTTCCAAAGGCGCCAAGGATGCAGGTTGTTGGCTGAATACCGGCGAAGGTGGCCTCAGCCCGCACCACCTTGAAGGGGGGTGCGATATTGTGATGCAGATCGGCACCGCCAAGTACGGTGTGCGTGATGAGGCAGGCAATCTCAGCGACGACAAATTGCGCGAAGTGGCGGCCCACCCTCAGGTGCGTATGTTTGAGTTAAAAATCAGCCAGGGCGCGAAGCCGGGTAAAGGCGGTATTTTGCCAGCGATCAAGGTGACCGATGAGATTGCGGCCATCCGTGGTATTGCCGCTGGGCAGGACTCCATCAGCCCCAATGGGCACCCGGAGATTCGTTCAGTCAATGACTTGCTGGATACTCTCGGGCGTATCCGCGAAGTCACCGGTAAGCCGGTGGGTATCAAAATGGTCATGGGTGGCACCAACTTTTTTGACAACCTGTGCACGGCAATTAATGAACGCGGCGCTTATTGGGCGCCGGACTTTATTAGCTTGGACAGCGCGGATGGTGGCACCGGTGCTGCCCCGCAAAGTTTGATGGATCACGCCGGTTTGCCGATTCGTGAAAGCCTGCCTTGGCTGGCGGATAAACTGGAGTACTACGGTTTGCGCCAACGTATTCGGCTGGTTGCCACGGGCAAATTGGTTAATCCGGTGGATGTGGCCTGGGCACTGTGTGCCGGAGCGGATTTTGTGGTTTCAGCGCGAGGCTTTATGTTCGCGCTGGGGTGCATACAGGCATTGCAGTGCAACAAAAATACCTGCCCCACCGGTATTACCACCCACAATGAAAAACTTCAGCAGGGCCTCGACCCGTTTAATAAAGCCAACCGGGTTTCCAGTTACGCTCACCATATGGTGCACGAGGTGGGGGTCATCGCTCATACCTGTGGTGTGTCGGAACCTCGCCAGCTGAATCGCAATCACGCTCGCATGGTGATTGAGCCGGGTTATTCAGAAACATTGGAAGCCTTGTATCGCAATCGTCATCAGGCAGTGAAATTCATGGATTAA
- a CDS encoding MATE family efflux transporter codes for MSKAPHYRQLCGEAVRLFRFALPLVIGQAAAMGMGLTDVFMAGQASVDDLAGVTLGNSISIFVFLILGGILFANAPLIGHHFGADDRSALRHQFHQCLWLALPLGLIASASMAGGLWLVGQLGAEPQVVAIARGYMAPMIAAVFGFHLMFWLRTTLEAVSLPRAVMVVNIAGLALNIVLDYALVFGHWGLPKLGGVGCGWATLIVVTFQVLAFALWLQRSRATQALKLFTELARPQLKTMGNILRLGLPISVGILFEFSFFGIIPLVIASLGAEVVSGHSIAHQFDGLMFIVSLGIGQALTVAISQHIGAQKPGKAWFSCQAGLLLIATIACLQVAVYLVFPEAIAGFFNDDPTVQKIAVELLLIAAIYRFSDAIAVGAMSALRGYKITKAPMVVQFIAFWVVGFPLAYSLGMTNFWGPAMGVPGFWVGAAVALSVSALCLMAMVWQRGRQRAILGKAIKPI; via the coding sequence ATGTCTAAAGCACCTCACTATCGCCAGCTTTGCGGCGAGGCGGTACGCCTTTTTCGCTTTGCCTTGCCACTGGTTATTGGCCAGGCAGCGGCGATGGGCATGGGCCTCACCGATGTATTTATGGCAGGTCAGGCCAGTGTAGACGACTTGGCCGGTGTGACGCTGGGCAACAGCATCAGCATTTTTGTGTTTCTGATATTGGGAGGCATTCTGTTTGCCAACGCCCCTCTGATCGGCCACCACTTTGGTGCCGATGACCGCAGCGCCTTGCGGCATCAATTTCACCAATGCCTGTGGCTGGCCCTGCCATTGGGGTTGATTGCCAGCGCTTCGATGGCAGGTGGCTTATGGCTGGTGGGGCAACTGGGGGCAGAACCCCAGGTAGTGGCGATCGCTCGCGGCTACATGGCTCCCATGATCGCCGCGGTGTTTGGCTTTCATTTGATGTTCTGGCTGCGCACCACTCTGGAAGCGGTGAGCCTGCCGCGCGCAGTGATGGTGGTCAACATCGCCGGCCTGGCATTGAATATTGTTCTGGATTACGCCCTGGTCTTCGGCCACTGGGGACTACCCAAACTCGGCGGCGTCGGCTGCGGCTGGGCCACCTTGATTGTGGTGACGTTTCAGGTATTGGCGTTTGCCTTGTGGCTGCAGCGCAGCCGCGCCACTCAAGCATTAAAGCTGTTTACCGAGCTGGCCAGACCGCAATTAAAAACCATGGGCAATATCCTGCGCCTGGGGTTGCCGATTTCAGTCGGTATTCTGTTTGAATTCAGCTTCTTCGGCATTATCCCGCTGGTTATCGCCAGCCTGGGAGCGGAAGTGGTCTCCGGTCACAGCATTGCCCACCAGTTCGATGGCCTGATGTTTATTGTCTCCCTGGGCATTGGTCAGGCATTAACGGTCGCCATTTCCCAGCACATCGGTGCTCAAAAACCCGGCAAGGCCTGGTTCAGCTGCCAGGCCGGACTGCTATTGATCGCCACCATCGCCTGCTTGCAGGTAGCGGTTTATTTAGTCTTCCCGGAAGCCATTGCCGGTTTTTTTAACGACGACCCTACGGTGCAAAAAATTGCGGTAGAGCTGCTGTTAATTGCGGCAATTTATCGTTTTTCCGATGCCATCGCAGTGGGTGCCATGAGTGCATTGCGGGGCTACAAAATTACCAAGGCACCCATGGTGGTGCAGTTCATCGCTTTTTGGGTGGTGGGTTTCCCGCTGGCTTACAGCTTGGGGATGACTAATTTTTGGGGACCAGCTATGGGGGTTCCCGGCTTTTGGGTTGGCGCTGCTGTTGCCTTGAGTGTGTCAGCCCTGTGCCTAATGGCCATGGTTTGGCAGAGAGGCAGACAAAGAGCTATCTTGGGAAAAGCTATCAAGCCCATTTAA
- a CDS encoding GrxA family glutaredoxin, with the protein MSTDSTRYTIFGHQACGFCRQAKAVMEQKDLPYRYVDIHEEGISKEDLSKTIGHTVNTVPQIFYGTEYIGGFDALQKHLAA; encoded by the coding sequence ATGAGTACCGACAGCACCCGTTACACTATTTTCGGCCACCAGGCATGTGGCTTCTGCCGCCAGGCAAAAGCCGTTATGGAGCAAAAAGACCTGCCCTACCGTTACGTAGATATTCATGAGGAAGGCATCAGTAAAGAGGATCTGTCAAAGACCATTGGCCACACCGTAAATACCGTGCCGCAAATTTTTTACGGCACCGAATACATCGGTGGTTTTGACGCTTTGCAGAAGCATTTAGCGGCTTGA
- a CDS encoding rhodanese-related sulfurtransferase: MATSGQYVVCAMYKFVTLENHQQLRDPLLATMEANRICGTLLLASEGINGTVAGSRKGIDNLLQWLQQQPGLEGIDYKESYTDHKPFLRTKVKLKKEIVTMGVEGIDPKKVVGTYVKPEDWNALISDPDVVLVDTRNDYEYQVGTFKNAVNPNTTSFREFPQYVKDNLDPAKHKKVAMFCTGGIRCEKSTAYMKEQGFDEVYHLQGGILKYLEDVPADDTLWEGECFVFDERVTVNHNLERGEYDQCNACRMPITQADQQSDQYQRGVSCPHCYDKTSAADKARYREREKQIQLAKARNEVHVGGDADQLIKARKAAKQAAKKLQSTKDRQAANR, translated from the coding sequence ATGGCCACTTCTGGCCAGTATGTCGTCTGCGCGATGTACAAATTCGTTACCCTGGAAAACCATCAACAACTCCGTGACCCGCTGTTGGCCACTATGGAAGCCAACCGCATTTGCGGCACCCTGCTGCTGGCCAGCGAAGGCATTAATGGCACTGTCGCCGGCTCTCGCAAGGGCATTGATAACCTGCTGCAATGGCTGCAACAACAGCCGGGCCTGGAAGGCATTGATTACAAAGAGTCCTACACCGACCACAAGCCTTTCCTGCGCACCAAAGTGAAGCTCAAAAAAGAGATTGTCACTATGGGTGTGGAGGGTATCGACCCGAAAAAAGTGGTGGGCACCTACGTCAAGCCGGAAGACTGGAACGCACTGATCAGCGACCCGGACGTGGTGCTGGTGGATACCCGTAACGATTACGAATACCAGGTGGGCACGTTCAAAAATGCGGTTAACCCCAATACCACCAGTTTTCGGGAATTCCCCCAGTACGTAAAAGACAACCTAGACCCGGCCAAGCACAAGAAAGTCGCCATGTTCTGCACCGGCGGCATTCGCTGCGAAAAATCCACGGCATACATGAAAGAACAGGGTTTTGACGAGGTCTATCATCTTCAAGGGGGTATTCTCAAATACCTGGAAGACGTACCTGCCGACGACACTTTGTGGGAAGGTGAATGTTTTGTGTTTGACGAGCGCGTCACCGTCAATCACAACCTGGAGCGAGGCGAGTACGACCAGTGCAACGCCTGCCGCATGCCCATCACCCAAGCAGACCAGCAGAGCGACCAATACCAGCGCGGCGTCAGCTGCCCACACTGCTACGACAAAACTTCCGCCGCCGACAAAGCCCGCTATCGGGAGCGGGAGAAGCAAATTCAGCTGGCCAAAGCCCGTAACGAAGTACATGTGGGCGGTGACGCTGATCAGTTAATTAAAGCCCGTAAGGCTGCCAAACAAGCTGCCAAAAAGTTGCAGAGCACCAAAGACCGGCAAGCTGCTAATCGCTAA
- a CDS encoding TM2 domain-containing protein, translating to MSDSATSKRILPAFLLCFFLGPLGAHRFYAGKIGTGILHLLTLGAFGIWTLIDFIMIIIGSFTDKEGNKITEWT from the coding sequence ATGTCCGATTCAGCGACAAGCAAGCGAATCCTGCCAGCGTTTCTGCTGTGCTTCTTTCTGGGGCCATTGGGGGCGCACCGTTTTTACGCGGGCAAAATTGGCACTGGAATTTTGCACTTACTGACTCTGGGTGCTTTTGGCATCTGGACACTGATTGATTTTATTATGATTATTATCGGCTCCTTTACCGATAAGGAAGGCAATAAAATCACTGAGTGGACGTAA
- the prmC gene encoding peptide chain release factor N(5)-glutamine methyltransferase, whose product MPTIAQLLKRADELASVSDTPRLDIEVLLCHFLQRDRSYLYTWPERCLSEQQQADFEAGLDRRKRGEPVAHIVGEREFWSLPLVVNASTLIPRPETELLVELALDLPLSAHAQVLDLGTGTGAIALALASERQDWQVDAVDVVDEAVALAEHNRERLGLNNLRVWQSNWFEHVPENSYHLIVSNPPYIDPKDAHLQQGDVRFEPSSALVADEEGLADIRAIVTTAANYLHRDGWLLLEHGYDQGAAVRNLLVNDGFQTVQTRQDLAGNDRVTLGRYPC is encoded by the coding sequence ATGCCCACCATTGCTCAGCTGCTAAAACGAGCGGATGAGCTGGCCTCCGTCAGTGATACCCCGCGATTGGATATTGAAGTTCTGCTTTGCCATTTTCTGCAGCGTGATCGCTCTTATCTCTACACATGGCCAGAGCGTTGTTTGAGCGAACAGCAGCAGGCCGATTTTGAGGCTGGATTAGATCGTCGCAAAAGGGGAGAGCCGGTAGCTCATATTGTCGGTGAGCGGGAATTCTGGTCGCTGCCTTTGGTGGTGAATGCCTCCACGCTTATTCCCCGTCCGGAAACTGAGCTGCTGGTAGAGCTTGCCTTGGACTTGCCTTTGTCGGCACACGCCCAAGTGCTGGATTTGGGTACTGGCACCGGTGCCATCGCCTTGGCGCTGGCTTCTGAGCGCCAGGATTGGCAGGTGGATGCGGTGGATGTTGTCGACGAGGCGGTGGCTTTGGCAGAGCATAATCGCGAGCGACTGGGGTTGAACAACTTGCGGGTTTGGCAAAGCAATTGGTTTGAGCACGTACCTGAAAATAGCTACCACCTGATTGTCAGCAACCCCCCTTATATCGATCCGAAAGATGCTCACTTGCAACAGGGTGACGTGCGCTTTGAGCCCAGTTCGGCACTGGTCGCCGACGAGGAGGGCCTGGCAGATATTCGCGCTATTGTGACGACCGCTGCGAATTATTTGCACAGGGATGGTTGGCTATTGCTGGAACACGGTTATGACCAGGGGGCGGCGGTGCGAAATCTGTTGGTGAATGACGGCTTTCAAACGGTACAAACCCGCCAGGATCTGGCGGGTAATGATCGTGTGACTTTAGGCCGCTACCCCTGCTAG
- a CDS encoding UTRA domain-containing protein: MTSLNAPLYASIYHTMLGQIHRKAPRYRDKLPSERELMAEFATTRVTLRIALSQLEREGVIYRSNRRGWFVTPPKPVFDPTLRSNFSVLAREQGRVPTTEALSAHQSRCRSAAQGAKLGLKRGDPMYQLRRRRSLDGRHVLLENITINGVGIERLLDQDVSSSLTSIFRDHYNIEVVREEVTINATALSREQAEQLAVADGSYCVAIHRTRYDQNQTAVEYDEELWLHDAIEIRVSTDVC, encoded by the coding sequence ATGACCTCTTTAAACGCACCGCTTTACGCGTCCATTTATCACACCATGCTGGGGCAGATTCACCGCAAGGCGCCGCGCTATCGGGATAAATTGCCCTCCGAGCGAGAACTGATGGCGGAATTTGCCACTACCCGGGTGACGTTGCGCATTGCTTTGTCTCAGCTGGAGCGGGAAGGGGTTATTTATCGCTCCAATCGCCGGGGTTGGTTTGTAACCCCCCCCAAACCGGTGTTTGACCCCACCTTGCGTAGCAACTTCAGTGTATTGGCCCGGGAGCAAGGCCGGGTACCGACTACGGAAGCGTTATCAGCGCACCAGAGTCGTTGCCGTTCTGCCGCTCAAGGGGCCAAGTTGGGCTTAAAGCGAGGCGACCCTATGTACCAGCTGCGCCGTCGCCGCAGCCTGGATGGCCGCCACGTGCTGTTGGAAAACATCACCATCAATGGTGTTGGTATTGAGCGCTTGCTCGACCAGGATGTGTCCTCTTCCCTGACCAGTATTTTTCGCGACCACTACAACATAGAGGTCGTACGTGAAGAAGTGACCATTAATGCCACGGCCCTGAGCAGGGAGCAGGCCGAGCAGCTGGCGGTTGCCGATGGCAGTTACTGTGTTGCGATTCACCGTACCCGTTACGACCAGAACCAAACAGCTGTGGAATACGATGAAGAGTTATGGCTGCACGACGCCATTGAGATTCGCGTATCCACGGATGTTTGCTGA
- the phnW gene encoding 2-aminoethylphosphonate--pyruvate transaminase, producing the protein MNAPVNTNHYLLLTPGPLTTSDSVRHSMLKDWCTWDDEYNNLVQSVRHDLVALATLSEGYTAVLMQGSGTASVEATIGSAVPENGKLLILSNGAYGDRIVEIANYLRIDYVQQDHHELDAIDLERLQATLAEDSDITHVAVVHCETTTGRLNDIPAVSALVKQHNKVLIVDAMSSFGGLPMDVAALNIDFLVSSANKCIQGVPGFGFVIAKTDEMEKLEGRARSLSLDLYDQWKTMETQNGKWRFTSPTHVVRAFRQALDELNLETLEQRYQRYRNNQSTLAQGMAELGFKTMIDASEQSPFITSFFYPESEQFEFNRFYEALKQQGFVIYPGKVSNASCFRIGTIGEVQGHDIERLLGAIKNSMYWV; encoded by the coding sequence ATGAATGCCCCCGTAAACACCAACCACTACCTGTTGCTGACTCCGGGCCCACTGACTACCAGCGACAGCGTGCGCCACTCCATGCTCAAAGACTGGTGTACCTGGGACGACGAATACAACAATCTGGTACAGAGCGTTCGCCACGACCTGGTGGCTCTGGCCACCCTCAGCGAAGGCTACACCGCTGTTCTGATGCAAGGCAGTGGCACCGCTTCGGTAGAGGCCACCATTGGCAGCGCCGTACCTGAAAATGGCAAGCTGTTGATTCTCAGCAACGGCGCTTATGGCGACCGCATTGTCGAGATTGCCAACTACCTGCGTATCGACTACGTGCAACAGGATCACCACGAGCTGGACGCCATCGACCTGGAGCGTCTGCAAGCCACACTGGCGGAAGACAGCGACATCACTCACGTAGCCGTGGTTCACTGCGAAACCACCACTGGTCGCCTCAACGACATCCCTGCAGTCAGCGCCTTGGTCAAGCAACACAACAAGGTACTTATCGTCGATGCCATGAGCAGTTTCGGTGGCTTACCCATGGATGTAGCAGCACTGAATATCGACTTTCTGGTGAGCTCTGCCAACAAATGCATTCAAGGGGTTCCCGGCTTCGGTTTTGTGATCGCGAAAACCGACGAAATGGAAAAACTGGAAGGCCGCGCTCGCTCCCTGAGCCTGGACCTTTACGACCAGTGGAAGACCATGGAAACCCAAAATGGCAAGTGGCGCTTTACCTCGCCCACCCATGTGGTACGCGCCTTTCGTCAAGCCCTGGATGAACTGAACCTGGAAACACTGGAACAGCGTTACCAGCGCTATCGCAACAATCAAAGCACATTGGCACAAGGCATGGCTGAACTGGGCTTTAAAACCATGATTGATGCCAGCGAACAGTCGCCGTTCATCACCTCGTTTTTCTACCCGGAATCGGAGCAGTTTGAATTTAACCGCTTTTACGAAGCTCTGAAACAGCAAGGTTTCGTGATCTACCCCGGCAAAGTCTCCAACGCCAGTTGCTTTCGAATTGGCACCATTGGTGAGGTGCAGGGGCACGATATTGAACGACTGCTCGGCGCCATCAAAAACAGCATGTACTGGGTATAA
- a CDS encoding phosphonoacetaldehyde hydrolase yields MSNNIEAVILDWAGTVVDYGSVAPTTIFVEAFKQAYNFDISLDEARGPMGMGKWDHIKALGQMPSVNERWTAQFGAPMTDVTVDEIYSAFMPLQKAKVVDHATPIAGALDSIHWMRQQGIKIGSCSGYPREVMEVLVTAAAAQGYIPDHYVACDDLAAGSRPGPWMALQNVIALGVNDVANCIKFDDSAPGISEGLNAGMWTIGLSLTGNAVGLTEVEWNALNDIQKGQMRSDAISELSAAGAHYVIDSLAEAPRTIQEISARRARGERP; encoded by the coding sequence ATGAGCAACAACATTGAAGCAGTTATTCTGGATTGGGCCGGCACCGTTGTGGATTACGGTTCTGTAGCCCCCACCACTATTTTTGTAGAAGCCTTTAAACAAGCCTACAACTTTGACATCAGCCTGGATGAAGCTCGCGGCCCCATGGGTATGGGCAAATGGGATCACATCAAGGCTCTGGGGCAAATGCCATCAGTGAATGAGCGCTGGACAGCCCAATTTGGTGCGCCCATGACCGACGTCACCGTGGACGAAATCTACAGCGCCTTTATGCCACTGCAGAAAGCCAAGGTCGTCGACCACGCCACCCCCATTGCCGGCGCCCTGGACAGCATTCACTGGATGCGGCAACAGGGTATTAAAATTGGCAGCTGCTCCGGATACCCGCGAGAAGTCATGGAAGTGCTGGTAACTGCCGCCGCCGCACAAGGCTATATCCCAGATCACTATGTGGCCTGCGATGACCTGGCAGCGGGCTCTCGTCCCGGCCCCTGGATGGCACTGCAAAATGTGATTGCACTGGGTGTCAATGACGTCGCCAACTGCATCAAATTCGACGACTCCGCCCCCGGTATCAGCGAAGGCCTGAATGCGGGCATGTGGACCATTGGCCTCAGCCTTACCGGCAATGCCGTGGGCCTGACCGAAGTGGAATGGAACGCGCTAAACGACATTCAAAAAGGGCAAATGCGCAGCGATGCCATCAGCGAACTGAGTGCCGCCGGCGCCCACTACGTGATCGACAGTCTGGCTGAAGCCCCACGGACTATTCAGGAGATCAGCGCCCGCCGGGCAAGAGGTGAAAGGCCCTAA